Proteins co-encoded in one Capnocytophaga ochracea DSM 7271 genomic window:
- a CDS encoding HU family DNA-binding protein, producing the protein MTKAEIVSKISDKLGLDKNDVQLTVENFMNEVINTLESGQNVYLRGFGSFIIKTRAEKTGRNISKNTTLKIPAHNIPAFKPAKVFVEGVKAKVKVAKTDKKAKK; encoded by the coding sequence ATGACAAAAGCAGAAATTGTATCAAAGATTTCCGACAAGTTGGGTCTTGATAAAAACGACGTTCAACTAACGGTTGAAAACTTTATGAACGAAGTAATCAACACATTAGAAAGTGGTCAAAACGTATATCTTAGAGGCTTCGGTAGCTTTATTATCAAAACTAGAGCTGAAAAAACTGGACGTAACATCTCTAAGAATACCACTTTGAAAATTCCCGCTCATAACATTCCTGCCTTTAAACCTGCAAAAGTATTCGTTGAAGGAGTTAAAGCTAAGGTAAAAGTAGCTAAAACTGATAAAAAAGCGAAAAAATAA
- a CDS encoding uroporphyrinogen-III synthase, with translation MKTIVSTKVLSQEQKAILSVLPIHLIEHNFITVSPITMSLTPPYDLLIVTSQNAVKSLSRHPLATTLKETPVLCVGEQTQQLLTQNGFNVLHFAHYASDLVQHLQQNLASLKKLTSIAFFAGTQRLNTLPNFFVENNLKVKEITAYKTEYTPIEIKENASAILFYSPSGVESYCSCNTLTAEQQIFCIGKTTAEAVKNRFKNQTKNIILSPIPTVKSLLEILSIKLK, from the coding sequence ATGAAAACCATCGTCTCTACAAAAGTCTTATCCCAAGAACAGAAAGCAATCCTTTCAGTTCTTCCTATACACCTCATCGAACACAACTTTATCACCGTAAGCCCTATAACAATGAGCCTCACACCGCCCTACGACTTGCTCATTGTTACCAGTCAAAATGCAGTGAAGAGCCTATCAAGACACCCTTTGGCAACTACCTTAAAAGAGACTCCTGTTCTTTGTGTAGGTGAGCAAACTCAACAACTACTCACTCAAAACGGTTTTAATGTATTGCATTTTGCCCACTATGCCTCTGATTTGGTTCAACATTTACAGCAAAACTTAGCTTCCTTAAAAAAACTTACCTCTATCGCATTCTTTGCAGGTACTCAACGCCTTAATACCCTCCCCAACTTCTTTGTTGAAAACAATTTAAAAGTAAAAGAAATCACCGCTTATAAAACTGAATATACTCCTATTGAGATAAAAGAGAACGCAAGTGCTATTCTCTTTTACAGTCCGTCGGGAGTAGAAAGCTACTGCTCGTGCAACACCCTCACAGCTGAACAACAAATATTTTGTATAGGTAAAACTACCGCCGAAGCCGTAAAAAACAGATTTAAAAACCAAACTAAAAATATAATCCTCTCTCCTATTCCTACTGTAAAATCTCTTTTAGAAATACTGTCTATAAAGCTAAAATAA
- a CDS encoding Rne/Rng family ribonuclease: MDKELIIRSGSSYVDFALLRDGRLIELHKEEDTNGLGVGDIMLAKVRKPIQGLNAAFVNVGHEKDAFLHYHDLGPQLASLLKFLKWVISGKLKDFSLKDFPLEPDIDKNGSVAETLKPNQPILVQIVKEPISTKGPRISSELSIAGRYLVLVPFSDRISISQKIEGKAEKERLRKLLQGIKPKGFGVIVRTVAEGKKVAELDKDLQSLFNRWVLMCRKIQKAVFPSKVMSEVNKTGAILRDMFNDSFTGIHVDNEQLYEQIKKYVQEIAPEKENIVKLYHSSVPIFEKFHIERQIKTAFGRTVSMPKGAYLVIEHTEALHVIDVNSGNHSNKNNDQETTALSVNLIAATEIARQLRLRDMGGIIVVDFIDMGNSENRRVLFDHLRNEMAEDRAKHKILPPSKFGLIQITRQRVRQELNIKTKEENPSKEGEIEAPIVLIDKINIELESIIKEEAYKGRIVLNAHPFIAAYLTKGLFSSIRFKWFLKYKRWIKILPRDAYTYLEYRFKTNEGTPL; encoded by the coding sequence GTGGACAAAGAATTAATCATTCGTTCTGGTTCCTCTTACGTAGATTTTGCTTTGCTCAGAGACGGTAGGCTCATCGAACTTCATAAAGAAGAAGATACTAACGGCTTAGGAGTAGGAGATATAATGCTCGCTAAGGTGCGCAAACCTATACAAGGGCTCAATGCAGCTTTTGTAAACGTAGGTCACGAAAAAGACGCCTTCTTGCATTATCACGACTTAGGCCCCCAATTAGCTTCTCTACTGAAGTTCCTTAAATGGGTAATCTCAGGAAAACTAAAAGACTTTTCTCTTAAAGATTTTCCCTTAGAACCCGATATCGATAAAAATGGTTCTGTAGCCGAAACACTTAAACCTAATCAACCTATACTGGTACAGATAGTAAAAGAACCTATCTCCACCAAAGGTCCTCGTATCAGCTCAGAACTCTCTATCGCAGGTCGTTATCTCGTGTTGGTTCCCTTTTCTGACCGCATTTCTATCTCTCAGAAAATAGAAGGTAAAGCCGAGAAAGAACGCTTGCGTAAACTCTTGCAAGGCATTAAACCCAAAGGTTTTGGTGTGATTGTACGCACCGTAGCCGAAGGTAAAAAAGTAGCGGAACTCGACAAGGATTTGCAAAGTCTCTTCAATCGTTGGGTTTTGATGTGCCGAAAAATTCAAAAAGCGGTTTTTCCCTCTAAGGTAATGAGTGAAGTGAACAAAACGGGGGCTATCCTCCGCGATATGTTCAACGATTCCTTTACAGGTATTCACGTAGATAATGAGCAACTCTATGAACAGATAAAAAAATACGTACAAGAAATTGCTCCTGAGAAAGAGAATATCGTAAAACTCTATCACTCATCAGTGCCTATATTCGAAAAGTTCCATATCGAACGACAAATCAAAACGGCTTTCGGTCGCACCGTATCGATGCCAAAAGGAGCTTACCTCGTAATAGAACACACCGAAGCCTTACACGTGATAGACGTAAACAGTGGCAACCATTCCAATAAAAATAACGACCAAGAAACCACCGCGCTATCCGTAAACCTCATCGCTGCTACCGAAATCGCACGACAACTCCGATTGCGCGATATGGGTGGTATCATCGTTGTCGATTTTATCGATATGGGCAATAGCGAAAACCGCCGTGTATTATTCGACCACTTGCGCAACGAAATGGCTGAAGACCGTGCTAAACACAAAATCTTGCCTCCGAGCAAGTTCGGTCTGATACAAATCACACGCCAGCGAGTGCGCCAAGAACTAAACATCAAAACAAAAGAAGAGAATCCAAGCAAAGAAGGCGAAATCGAAGCGCCTATCGTTCTAATTGATAAAATCAATATAGAACTTGAAAGCATTATTAAGGAGGAAGCCTATAAAGGACGCATCGTGCTAAATGCGCACCCTTTTATAGCTGCTTATTTAACCAAAGGGCTCTTTAGCTCTATCCGTTTCAAGTGGTTCTTGAAATACAAGCGATGGATAAAAATCCTACCGCGCGATGCCTATACTTATTTAGAGTATCGCTTCAAAACCAACGAAGGAACCCCTCTTTAA